The genomic region aaatacggtcgcgaatttgttgcctgataaatcatgataaataattctttgcacattttgtaatttaaactgacacgcatgacggatcaagctttgccaacctaaaaattttcgtaaaatgttccgtgaaataatggctattgGAGAAAATCAGCGAAGTGGCTGACCTCTGGTGGTAATTTTTGAACTAACGAAATAGGGAAAACAAATGTTTACGTATTGGCCGTAATACATTTCAATCGCCAAAAAATAGCCAAAttcgtttatttttcataataaattgTGCATGAAGTGATAACGAGTACCTCAAAGTGTTATTGTTCCGTGCCGCAGTGTGATACAGTGTGATATTTAGTGAGCAAAGACATTTCTCTGCACTCTTTCCATGATGTTATTTCCCAATGAAAAACTCTAAAAAATACCAAGCaggaagttttaaaaatcggTAAACCTATTAAAGAGCTTCTAGAAATAAGTGAGAATAGAGTCAATTGCTTTATTGGCCCCTAAGAGTTGGGTATCAATCCCTAAtaataaactgtttaaaaccCCTTGCAGCAGGTCAAGatgttgcgattttttgcaaGCAGACTCAGGGACTCAGGGTAAATTCggagatatttttattgggGTTACAAAGCACTTTCTACCAACCGATTTTATACCTTTGGGCAAGTTTGGGAAGCTTTGATGATTATAGCTTTTTACACAACAGCAAAAGGTGTCAAGTGAGACAATTGAAACTTACAGCCATTCCCTCTCACAATTTACCAGTGGATACTCACAATAAAACCGTAAAATGTGGACAAACTACTAATAGGTAACGCATCTTAGGTActataataacaaattttattgaccgaactagtgttgtttttttgtagttCGTGAAGGTTAAATTTTGGTGTAAAAGAAGCAGGAAATGATCTGGGTAACGCTGCTGATGCTGACAAATTTTCTCCAACTGTTGATGTTAATGAAGAAACAGCACAACAGACAAACATAAATGTTGAAAAGCCAGTCCAGAAAGTTGCAATGACAAAGGTCTTGGTAGACAAATCAACGCAAACTGATAATCTTGGTGGTTCTTATAACttgcaatttgttttaaaccatttattataatgtaaaatgtaaaaaattgttaccggcaaattaaatccaaatacaaATGAAATCAGCTGTTCTTTGTTTTCCCTATTTCGTTCAATTTGCAGCGCCATCTTGCGGTTGCTGATTTTCTCcaataaggacatcccagatgatgacgtcgcgttcgttaatatgtctattagagaatcaaaatggaggcaaattacaaaaaaacacttttcctttgcaacagcacttttatggcattagtcgtttgaaattactttaaaactctacttatatggaaaatattcaatccaaactgtAATAACCCAAGTATCGCCAGTCTTCCGCTCAAATTCAAACAttcgaatatttgaaaaattcaaactagacccgcgaaattgaacaaattggccatgtcgtgatcgtcatcgaatcggtgGGACCCCTACGTTGTGTGTTTTGTACAAAATGGCGGCAGACAGCTCGGGATGCAAATGGCGGACCTGCGGGGTGGACaaacttcgaaataaaaatgcataaatcgGTGTGAGGAcgcctgtatttattttacgaATACATGAATAAATACATTCTAACGGGAGTCAAGTGAAGTCCCTAACCAGAACATACCAACCGAAAAACCTAACAACCCAAAAATCCCTGTTCTCGGGCCGTCTTGACCTTCACGATCCTCGAGTGCGCCCTCTCTTGGTTCCCTCTGGTGTTTGACTCTACGACGGCAGTTTGGATTCAAACTGGGGTTTTACACAACTTACAGTCAAATTCTGTGACAAAAGAGACTGAGTCAAGTGTACATacatggaaaaaaaaacaatttaaaaatcgagtATTTTATGGTgcaaatataaatacataaatacaatacaataacaatataaattaatttaactatAACATATTTCAATATAGATCAGCCTTTTGTCGAGTCGGTTTCGAACTGAGAATCATCTTTTGAGACATTTCCGTTGAACAAAAACCCGTCGATAGTGCGTCCCTTCTCGTCACGGCAAAAATGTTTGTACATGAGATCCACCAGAAGCTCAGGACTTGTAAACATCCACGCCACCTTCTCTTGACAGCTCATTTGGTTCAGTATCCACTCTGTATAATAGGCAACTTTGGTACAAACTGTCGGAACTGCTTCAGAACAATTGGTGTGTCCAGCTGACACAATCCCGACCAGGAAACTGTTTTGATCGCGAGGATTGAAAACGGGTCCTCCGGAATCTCCGTGACAGGGTCCGTTTTGACCCACAACGCAAAATTTTGATTCGCCGTCAACTTCCACGCTCTCGTAGTACGAGGTGCAGTCTGTACTGTCGACAAGAGTGACATTTTTGGATGAGAGATTACCGGACAACTCTCCTTTTTCACTCCATCCCACTACGACGTGCGTGGAGGACATGTTGTTCAAAGATTCGAGTGAGGGAGATTTGATGGAGAGAGTGTCTTGGGGGACAGATGTGTAGAGTCGGACGAGGGCAATGTCGTGGTCGTAGGTCGTATTGGAGTAGAGCTCGTGGATGATGATGCGACTGGTGTTTGTGTAGAATTTGCTGCCGTCTTCTATATTTGTGGTTCCCAATGCAATGTAGATATCTGATGCTCTACAAacgataaaaatgaaataattattgtttgaacAGAAATGTTGCAAAGTAGAGAAATCGTGATacgttaaatgtcaaattttaatctaCGATACACTGAGAAATAACTTCAAGGTCAATGTAGAGATATCGGATACAAACTAAATAAAATGGCAATACTGCTTTTTGACGTAAAACTAAAGTGTGAATGTGTAAAGATGGTGCTGCGAGCGCTGTCAACTTTTTTAAGTAGGAAGCGAGGTCATGTGATAGTCATTTGAAAGGTCTTTCAATTGTCTATTCGAAAGTGGCTGGATTTTCCAGTtccatattatttattattaattgtttaatttactGGAATGgttaaaaattcgaaaaacatTCTtgctaaataaaatatttcttacatTATTCGACATCTCAATGATTTCTAAAGATATTTGGGTTTTACACTAGGGTTTTGGTAGTGTCAAAATGACTAGCGAATACTATCGACCTTGGACCTTGGCCTTGCCAAATACTGTAAAATATTAGATATTTGTATCTTGAATATCTCGAGAAATAATAGAGATAGGTATTCGACAAATGTGAGaaactttgattaaaaaacgagaTAAACATACTCGTAAATCGTTGCGGCATCACAATTTtacaaacaattaaaatagatTAAAAAcccaaattaacaaaaaagaaatttgtttttgaaatcttCCTTCATgatttcgtttaaaaaaaaaatcaagatatCAGAGAAAAACCAACTGCTCATAAGAAATTGTTTGTAACAATttgtttattatattattatttattatataaaaaccGAAGAAGAAAGGGAGCGATGATTTTATTTAAGAGCATAAAAATCTAGAGAATATTACGCAttgcgttcgtaaagttcggaataaattcaataaaactacaagtattaatttctgggaaAAATCCTCGTAAAGGTTAACTtggtttttaaaaagtccATATTCTTCAGTGctttacttatgttgacagctttttatctcctaattatgacgtcatcaatatatttttttaatggcaaccccccacttttttcttctctttctgatagatcTTCGTACTACCTAAACtatgagtgaaaaaaattggtatctTACATAACAAATTGTTTGAGAAagtgacaatttttgttaaaatttttttatgatgtaagtgttaaaagtgagattttattttgtaagtggGGTAGATTGGGAAACGAGCGCAGCAAGTTGACCAACCccacgaacaaaataaaatcacttttaacacgtccatcatacatctattttttatacaactggtttgcattgcattaaaaaacgcagtcgaatttttgatgtttattttaatttctgcggCAAAAATCAGGTAACTAGTCTtgtattgacatttgtttattagaaacgtcaaaaaagttttcattacgttttgtaaaacactttcaattccacattattgcattcgtaaacatggaatgcaaacaaaacgacgttaacgatgccgatatcgacgacagatttcccgcagatattgaaaaagcggcaaatagagccactttaacatttataaataaataaaaaataactagtgttaaaagttttttttttactagtgttaaaaatacttttaacacggtaagttataaagagcaatttttaatcaaattagcttccactaaaaacgtcacttttaatgtcagttgtataaaaataactattttctatGGGTATTAAAAtcgaaggtttattttaatagaccaaacaatttagaagattttgcggcagagaattcgcgctgaaacggaacaaataagccctgtcattattgagcgcagtgtacaaagtgctAAATGGTTCGCGGGAGGCAATTTCAgataattgtttgtttttgtttgaggtcaattaaaatttttacaataaaaattaaatttctgaagtaaaattaaggtatcaatttttttcattcgtcgtTTAGCTAGTAAGAATGActcacaaaaaaaagaaaaaagtgggggatgtcatttaaaaaaaatattgatgacgtcataattagGAGACGAAAAACTGTCAACATAAATGAACAACTGAAGAATATGCACTttctaaaaacaaagttgacctcttcgaggatttttctcaaaaattaatactaataattttatcgaatttattcctaACTTTGCGAACGTACTGTATGTATTGTAACGCGTTAATAATAATGGGGACGCATTCAGAAGGGTCTCTCAGCAGTACCTTCTCGCAACGATGAATAATGAAACAAAGATACACCGCGAATCGTCGAGGCCTACCTGGAATGTTCAAGACAAGACCGGCATCGGGGTAAAAAAACCGGCTAAAATCCAAGAATCTCTGCACTTTAACGTCTTCGGCTAAGGTTAGCGTCAAGATTTTTGTTACTTTATGTCAtttttcaatcaattcaaatCAACAGTCTAAGTACTTACCCTTGGACGCAATGTGCAGCAGTCAGAACATACTGTGGATGAATCAGAACACCGGTGCAAATGTTTGATGTGTTCTTAATAATCACGTCCAGAAATGCAACGACATTGGAAAATTCTTCACTTATCGAAGAATGTGAAGAACTGGGACGACATAGTAAAAGTAAATGAAGTAGTAGCCAGGCAATCGACgctgaaataattaataaaatttcaattggCGCCACTAATCATTACAAAATAATGCCACGTTTCCACACGCAAGGACTGGCATCAGTTTCGATGCTCACTTATAGTGAACTCAGAACTCTAACGTTTTATGATAGGCAATAATAGCTTAACAAAGAAGCAGATAGTGAACGTAAATAAACAGACCTTTTTGGGCATTTAGAAAGATTTAGAAATAGGGCAGACGGTATTTACCAGGTAGTCTCTCTTGGACGAAGTGCTCGTCTTCTCACTAGGAGGTGTCAAATATTAATCCCTCGTTATTAGTATTGCCTATCATAAAACGTTAGAGTTCTGGGTCTACAAATGAAAATTCACCTGGCGCCACTAGTCGTTGCGCCAGCAACATTAGGAGCCGCTGTTAACTAAAATTTACACTCCTATGATAGCACAAAGGATAGCGGTTGACATGTTGAATATTGCACCAGTTGACGTCATATCGAATACTGCACCAGTTGaaaattgattgttaaacatttattGGTGCCATTTATTCATATTGGCGCCGTGAAACTGGCACATTCCTGGCGCCAATGATATTTGCATGTGGAACCCGGCATTGTACTTACGGTAAAACGTGTGATAAAATTAATCATACAAAAGGCGATGACTCATGGGTATATATAGAAATTAAATCATtgtcaataaatttgtttaatttttacgtactattggggaccaattactttggtcgtcaaagtcagttgactgacataaagttgtaaagcaagcattaggacggttaaccttattttttactactgtcaaccactgttactgtcaaactcatcattgcaaaatgttaaatatcaaaaaatggacaactgaaggagatattcctaggaggaaaaattgaaaaattgagatgattctaaatttttgaatggtggatggtgccatatttttgacaagagaaaagtcaataatttgaaattgtcatcactattgacttgacgttaatgcttggtttacattaatttgttttgaagtgacagaagaatgacgaccaaagtattttgtccccaatagtattgtgcaaattttcatttctaaCTATTCCTTACAGTTTACACTATCCCATTACCTacaatttgttaattaaaatatgtacttacttttttttaataacattctTGCAAATCTGTTCTTTTCACTGCCTTCTTACACAATTCTAACTTCTGATAAGATAAATCTTATATTATACGACCTTATCGGTGTTATCGATAAGGAAGAATTCTATCAATTGTTCCAATAAGAGATTCATATGTTCTATTGTTATCGTAGaggattattataaacatACAGTAAGTTTTGACAGGCCTGTTAGAAGTCAAACAAACGTAAATGGATTCTTTTTCTGAAGCAAAACACgacaaattttgacagtggATGTTTtgaaagaagaaaattttctatttttgaagaatattttactttttgacGTTTTAACCTTAAACACAATTTTTCTCAAACATCTTACACcaaccaattaaaaaaaaaaaaaacactaggAAGTGGACGGATAGTACCgcgtgagcaacaattactgtttcagttggcaataaaaacgGTTAATTGAAATTGGCAAAACTGTGAATTGAACCTATTTCCGTTTGTTTCATTGTCATTATTGACGGCTaacgtaaatttcaaatttaaacgtcttgatTTGTATAGAGTGGTATAAACAGGGGGTCCCAAAATTAgcgtactaactacttactagactacgtccacagatagaatgcatttttttaaatatccttagataacaaaatccccaaaccataacattaaaatattaaagaagtatcatagattgtgttggtaatatcttgaagcattcgcgccactgattctcattggttgttatgaaacccacgcgaaaaataaattatatgacatttcaaatttgaaattgtcagttctgtcaagtggtttaagcatttagatttgcgatttttcatctttagagctttgttttgcgaCTCTCTGGTTTTAAGAGTTATTCGTTTTGATCGtcttgctgttttgatctgttccgttgcgattttttgttgatttttttaaatttgtgaattgattgcgtgcctcaagaatctaattacaaacatcgaaaatgatacagaggtaatttttgttcatgcattaaataggagtacatattaaataatctcttgctaatcggttgccatggtgaccatagcactcccgatctttggaaatatcccaatttaactattataaaagaaaataagcacaaatataatttcaagataatcgtatcccacctccacccggcggcacggcaattttgtcggagtacatacactattacggataatactatcaagtaatagtgcagtgcttatcaacataattaccggcgtctcgcctccacattttgacttttttgtgttttatgttctgtgtcaatgttaaggaatttcctcacgatgtgacatgagtataataatatacctttttgaatttcaaccaccaatgtgttctctaattccaaaattttcaaatttttaaaaagcgattgcggtactattcctgttgctgaaattataagtggtaaaatagaaattttttctaaactccaaagatttctcatagcaacggagagttctgaatatttattaatttttgtgttatatgtctgtgttatattgagtcgctttttgtgccggtgagtgtatattactcctactgtattgaagttttctttcgtctttcctaagtgcaaacattcagaataataataaaacatcacgtgtaaacctgctctttccattttttaaaatttcgcgcctgatctatttgttgtagtgtagagtgaacatttttagtaacatttatgtcaagcaatctatgagtggacagagtttaccttatcgaggatgtttaaatgtacagttaatttcaaaattatagagtacacctgaGAAATCAAGAGGTCGATTTATtagttttttccacatgtaaagatgcctttttgaaatttgaacgtcatattttttatacagtgagcgccaaaagtatggaataaattccttaaaaattaaacaaaatttttttcaaaaaaatctttggacaggtcaattttagtttataaaaatacatgttttagtaccaaagaaaattccaagcagtcatttgttttccagtgatgacgtcatcgatactttttttaaatggaaaccccctattttttttcttgattctgatagaccttttaattgtctaaatgacaatataaaaattttgttatcttacataacgaaatttttgagaaaaaaaataataaatttggaaaaaataaattttataacgattatttccttcatgtgtttagcaaccaattgcaaATAACACGTAAAGGAATTCTTACagtcaaaatgtttttatacTTGTACTACACCCCCTCTGTAGCTGTCCTCACCAATAATAATCAAGAATCAGAAATGTCATTAGTATTTTGCCAAACAAACTATCCTTTCTGAGAAATAATCCCTAATTACAAAAACACGTCAAACAGTTTTTAGAGTAAatttttgctttaaagtattgtttaatttatttttttgcatatcgtaatgaaagtggcgcttttttacactcaaaatcgtagtgaaagtagcacatTTTTGCACGAAAAATCGTactgaaagtagtacttttttgcatcattttattccatctccttggagatgattgtcaaagcatacctatttttttttttttgtaatttttcataaatccttttagaccaaatttctcaacttacatcgatatgcaaaaaatttgtgtgtacaacacgttctgaaagtctgtttttttttcacttatttgcttaattaactcgggctacgccctcgttaatcaatctgcaaattcgtgtaaaaatgtat from Tenebrio molitor chromosome 8, icTenMoli1.1, whole genome shotgun sequence harbors:
- the LOC138136821 gene encoding brachyurin-like isoform X1; amino-acid sequence: MLLAQRLVAPASIAWLLLHLLLLCRPSSSHSSISEEFSNVVAFLDVIIKNTSNICTGVLIHPQYVLTAAHCVQGASDIYIALGTTNIEDGSKFYTNTSRIIIHELYSNTTYDHDIALVRLYTSVPQDTLSIKSPSLESLNNMSSTHVVVGWSEKGELSGNLSSKNVTLVDSTDCTSYYESVEVDGESKFCVVGQNGPCHGDSGGPVFNPRDQNSFLVGIVSAGHTNCSEAVPTVCTKVAYYTEWILNQMSCQEKVAWMFTSPELLVDLMYKHFCRDEKGRTIDGFLFNGNVSKDDSQFETDSTKG
- the LOC138136821 gene encoding brachyurin-like isoform X2; the encoded protein is MLLKKTSIAWLLLHLLLLCRPSSSHSSISEEFSNVVAFLDVIIKNTSNICTGVLIHPQYVLTAAHCVQGASDIYIALGTTNIEDGSKFYTNTSRIIIHELYSNTTYDHDIALVRLYTSVPQDTLSIKSPSLESLNNMSSTHVVVGWSEKGELSGNLSSKNVTLVDSTDCTSYYESVEVDGESKFCVVGQNGPCHGDSGGPVFNPRDQNSFLVGIVSAGHTNCSEAVPTVCTKVAYYTEWILNQMSCQEKVAWMFTSPELLVDLMYKHFCRDEKGRTIDGFLFNGNVSKDDSQFETDSTKG